Genomic segment of Malus domestica chromosome 15, GDT2T_hap1:
tgatccatcacatccggaattcatgtggtctaccttcaaagacagacacttCAACTGTCACTATtattcatgaagataatgcagcttgTGTTGCCCAGATGAATGAAGGATTCATCAAGGGtgataaaactaaacacatatctccaaggtttttcagtgcacatgagcttcagaaggctaaagttattgaaacTAGACAAATctgttccaatgaaaatttggtagacttgttcaccaaatctctaccaaagtgcacatttcagaagttAGTTTAGGGAATCGGATTACGTTggcttacaaatttgaagaaggcggaatcagggggagatacaattcaaggggagcatccatgatacatgcatgttgtactctttttccttcgattatgattttttccactgggttttcctatcaaggttttaacgaggcaacataagcatgctTAACACCATATCAATAATCCGgataaagttgtactctttttctgtcgctatggttttttcccattgggtttttccaaacaaggttttaacgaggcaactgatgttgatatgtgggcatccaagggggagtgttgtaaacagtgggtatgtttgcccacatgtatACAGTAAAGATTCATATACTAAATAGTGAAATTTTTATAAGTTTTCAAGGTAGTTGCTCTATAAACAGAGCACTACAGTGTTCAAAACACACAGATACAAAAGCAATAAGAGAAGAAAGATAAGTTAGAATATTTTCAGAATTCTCCTATTTATTTTTTACCTGCAATCATTATGTTATTACACCCGCTTTGCTTTCACTCTTAGCAAAGATTATTTCTTTAACTTTTCCCTATTTATAAAATCTTATCATTTATTTCTACGACATTTGTTAACGCGCGGTAGAAACCATGTCCTCTGAATCcccttcatttctcaatttACCAGAAATGGCTCAAGTTGACTGTTGAACTGACATAACATGTTCAGATAAATACTTAGGGTTTACAGTTGGAAGCTGGTACAATGGCGGCAAAATCAGCTCCGCCCCTTTTCCTTGAAGATTGGCTGAGGAGTGTGAGCGGCGGTGGCAGCAGCAGGAACACCTCCGCCGCCGTCTCCAGAAACTCATCCACCTCATCCGCAAGAGCCATAATTCAGGCATGGGCCGAGCTCCGCGACTGCCTCCAACACCAATCGTTCCAATCCCGCCATCTCCAGTCCCTCAAAACCCTCGCCAACTCCCAGACTTCTCTCCACGTTGCCGACCcccaagccaagcttctgctctCCATTCTCTCCTCTCCcgacctctttcttcctcctcaGTCCTATCCGCTCTTCCTCCGACTGCTTTATATTTGGGTCCGGAAATCCGCCCGGCCCAATTCGGGTCTCATTGATTCGGCTGTGGAAGTTCTCTCTATTCTCTTCCTTACCCAGTATGTATCAAACAAGAGTCCTGCCCTCTTTTCTGAAGGCGTTCTCCTTCTGGGTGCCTTCTCTTTCGCTCATTCGGCCTCCGAAAGCTCGAAAAAAGATTGCTTGGGGCTGCTCTGTAGGCTGTTGGCGGAGGACTACCAGGTACTTGGGTCATTTGGTGAATTGATTCCGGACGTGCTTGCCGGAATTGGGTATGCTCTATCTTCTTCTGTGAATGTTCATTTTGTTACTGTTTTGGATTTCGTGTTGAGTGTTTGGGGTAAGGAAAGTGGACCTCCTGGCAGTGTTTGTCATGGGTTGATGATTCTGCATTTGATGGAATTGGTAATGTCTGGTTTGAGCAGTTTTCGCTCTGTCGAAAAAGTTGATACCTTTTCCCGGGAGGTTTTAGAGACCGATAAAGCAAATTATGTTCCGTTTGCTGTTGTCATGGCTGCAGCTGGAGTACTGAGGGCGTTAAGTAGATCTATAGTGAGTGGTCTTGGGATGGACACTATTTCCAGATTAAGACGGTCTGCAGAAGATCGGATAGAATCTGTAGCAAGAGAGTTAGTTTCAAGAACTATAGAGTTTACCAGCTCAGATAATGATCTCACAGATAATCTTCTGTTACAGTCTGTTTCGATAGCATTGGCTCGAACTGGTGCGGTCTCTGCTCGTGCCCCTTTGTTTATATGCCTTGCTTCTGCATTGTTGACTGAAAGCTTTCCCTTGAGACGTTTATACATGAAGGTACTTAAACCAATGCATGACAGTTCAGCTGTACCGAGGATTAATGAGGTCAGGGAACACCTGGAAAGTCTTACTTTTAAGGAAGCAGGGGCCATAACCGGTGTTTTCTGCAATCTCTATGTTTCAGTTGATGAACAGAGCCAACATATGGTGGAGAATCTTCTGTGGGATTACTGTCAACAGATATACATGGAGCACCGACAGGTGGCTTTGGTTCTTCGTGGTAAAGAGGATGAAGTACTTGGAGATTTGGAGAAAATTGCTGAATCTGCTTTTCTTATGGTTGTACTTTTTGCATTGACCGTCACAAAGCACAAGTTGAATTCAAAATTCAGTCAAGAAACTCAAATGGATACATCAGTACGAATACTTATTTCGTTTTCTTGTCTCGAGTATTTCCGCCGCATTCGTTTGCCAGAATACATGGATACAATTCGAGGTATTGTTGTGAGTGTCCAGGAAAGTGATTCTGCTTGTGTATCTTTTGTAAGATCCATGCCCACTTATGGTGACTTGACGAACGGCCCAGGTATGCTTTAGTTGCCGTCTTAGCTCTAAATTTCATATAACATTTGACTTTTCTGGAATGAGGTCTTTAGTTTTGTCACCCTCTCATTTTTGTTatgatactttgatttgataGATTTCTAATGTTGCTTATCAGACTTTTCTTTCCTGCGAAAGATGGAATATGTGTGGACCAAGGATGAGGTTCAAACTGCTCGCGTTCTGTTTTACCTACGGGTCATACCAACTTGCATTGCACGTTTGCCTAGCCCTGTATTTGGGGATGTGGTTGCTCCAACTATGTTCTTGTATCCTATGCCGAAGAACTTGATCTTTATGAACTTATAtagaatataatgaataatttaacTCCTTATTACAAATTTAATCAGATATATGGGTCATCCTAACGGAAAAGTACCTCGAGCCTCACATTCTATGTTTTCTGCATTCATATCTTCGGGGAAGGATTCTGATCAGGATGAAAGAGAGTTATTAAAGGAGAAGCTTGTTTTCTACTACATGCAAAGATCACTAAAGGTATGTTAAGCAGAAAGTGACTATATTGGTTAAACTTGCGCTTCATCGATTAAGGGTACCAACAGCAAGATTTCTCTGTAAAATGAGCACAGGAATATCCCGAAATTACCCCTTTTGAGGGAATGGCTTCTGGAGTTGCAGCCTTGGTTCGACATCTTCCTGCTGGAAGCCCACCCATATTTTATTGTATACATTGTCTTGTCGAGAAAGCTAAAAGGCTTTGCATTGAAGACTTCGCTCACCAGGCTGATATGTGGAAGAACTGGCAAGGAGAGTCAGAGCCTGGCAAGAAAATCCTAGACTTACTTTTACGGCTGATTTCCCTAGTTGATATACAGGTAAGCTAATattttgcttctttttcttcatatggtTGGTTTCCATCAGAAATTTTACTACgttttttctctttattttgtGTTCTGCACGTGGAATCTGGTTTCAAGCCCTAGTTTGTTTGCATAACACTTGATATAGAAGTAATTTAGTGACATCATTAAAATTCGAGAGAGAGTCAGTTCCAATGTACCATGAGCATCAGTTTTGATGTTTGAATAAAGGTGTTATGCCTTCTTTTCTCTCAACTTTGGTGTCTAAACTTACTGAACATTAAGATTACTTGTTCAGGTACTACCGGACTTGATGAAGCAGTTGGCACAGCTAATAGCCCAACTACCAAAGGATGGCCAGAATATGATTCTAAATGAGTTATATTCACAGGTTGCAGAATCTGACGATGTTACTCGCAAGCCTACTTTAGTTTCTTGGCTGCAATCATTGTCTTACCTTTGTTTTCAAGAAACAAGTGGGAGTGCAGCATCCAGAAAGGTTGTAACTGAAGCAAAAATCACTTCCAAGCAGACTCCAGACCTATCACGTGAGACTAGCCTAAATGCTCGATTATGAGATTGAGGTGCAGTAAGCAAGATTACTCACCCTccttatgaatgtttttttttctttttttctttttgattttGGTAGCTTGACTATATTTTGCATTTGGTTTCACTATGTCTGATTATGGAATAATGAAAAATCTATCATAATTAATTACTCATGAAACGCATGGGTTTTTTAGTTTCTCAATAATGCAAATAATTAAATGTACCACTTGGTATAATTTATTAATCATGAGACTATATAACTTTCATCTGTAGTTCCTATATTCTCTTGTAATGTTGGAATTGATTCACAGGGCATTTCATGAAAAGAGAAAGTCTcacttttttttactttaatcAAAGCACACTGATCTCTGTTGCATTGATATTTGGATCCTCCTCCTGGAATTTCAGTTTGCCCTTGTAAGATTAGGTGTCCATCTTGCTTTCTGTTCTTTCAGATGAGTGCTGACTGCATGACTTGTGAAGTTGCTACTTTGGTACCGTTAAAAGTTCAATTATCATCTGGGTTTGTTCAAACTGTTCATTCATGTAGAAGGACTGGGTTAGCCAATGGatttcatacaacaaattagCTGGCGAAGATAAACTCTTGAATTATGTTGGGTGATATAATGGCATTGTCGATTATCCGGAAATTGGTCATAGGGTATTTGATTCAAGGCACTTGGGGTGGTAGACTACCGTGCTGTGTGAGATTAGTTTGAATGCAATGGAAGGAATTGAGTTTTTCCCTTTCTTCGAAAAGTTGAAGTGTTATAGGTGTTGATCGACCAATAAATCTTATGCTGTTTGAAGTTTGTTCAGTGCGTTAGGGTTTTGCGCTGTGAATCAGGAAAACACAGGTGAACTTGAGGAGGCTGGCTTCGACCATTGATTTGTTTAAAGAAGACAATTGTGTTACAAGCTGCTCCTCGCCAACGTAACTAGGAAAACTTGTACATGTATGACCTTTTGCAGAGACGATCTTTCAATGATGTCCAGATTTTGAGAAATATTGTTGAACAATACTTCGTAGCTGGCCCAAAACGAATAAAAGTTTCCTTGTACAATTAGACTAGGAATTCTAGAAGTCTAAGTGGAACAAGTAAGAAAATGTATTTTCCCATTCCATACAGAATAGGAAACTTAATCAGAAAATAGGCATGTAAACCACAACTGGACGTAACTAGTATAAATCTTGTGTGtttctagttttctttattttgcaaAGTTTTAGTCTATTACCGAATACATCAAAGAGCAAGATTCCGAGGGAGTCAGAATTATAACAATAAGTGCTTGAGGTTAATTATTGGCATGCTAAAAATCGAAAATAGTAGCCAGTCCCGAAATGATCAAGCGAAATTTGTAGGCCGAGGCCGATGAAACAATAAAATTGGGCCTATATATCTTTTAGATAAGAATTGGTGGGCCTAAAACAGAGAGATTTTTTGGTACCAAGTTATAATACCAATAgttgaatattttaaaaaataatttccttCACTTGTATTATGATACTTGATGTACTGAGTTGTGTTTAAGCACACAAGAAAATTTTCCTTAAAACGGGTGATGTATAATTTACTGAACCACCAAATTTTCAAATCCTGCGTAACTAATTCCTTGTAGCGTAAGGCACAAAAGCACAGAAAGTAACGGCCATAaaaataggggtgtgctatccacacatcccattttacttctcacacaccccttgataatttctgtccgttgatattcttcaattcatccgatcggacggctgaaaaataaaaatgtgtgtgagaagtaaaatagggtgtgtggatatcacatctcAAATAAAATCATATACGAAATGGTTAATAGTTCCATTTCTCTGGAGGATTTCTCGTCTTCTCCTATCAATGTCCGTAAACTTCCTTCCCCTCTATATTCTCCACACTAATTTCCAATAAAAGAATTCAACAATCATTTTCACCAAGCTATAAACTGGTTGATCAAAGGTTGCTTACGATTAGCATTCAATTCGACCAACATTATGGGCGTTTACAGATCATGCACTTCCGCCATGCCTTGTTTTACCGGCGACAATCATCGTTATGGGCGTAGCATTCTCGACATATTCATCGGCGATTTGCAATAAGCCTGGAGAAGTGAGAGAGGGTTTGGTGGCCTTTGCCCTAATACTACTTGTACTCGCTGCACTGCATGTCGTGGAACCCATTGCCTGTAATAAATCAGTTGGCTATAACAAGGATGAATATTGGAAGAAGTTGCTGCAGCACTTGCGTTTGGTTGCTCTGATTGTTGTGCTTTTCTTTTTGGGGTATCAGCAGTCTAAAATCCATACCAACAACTGGCTTTGGGGGATTTAAACCGTCAAGGTTTTTTTGTCTTTGTAATTGATTTTCTATTTGCATGGGATATTTGTTGTACAGATTCCTTGATATTATTGTAACTTGTAATTACGGTGACTGGAAAATGTTTCTCCATGTATAACATGCACTAGAGTAACAACTCAttcctaattttacgattttattaattttaaaagagtgaattaacgaaaatgcacctagtggtgagattgttgactttcattgactaTCATTTCATGACACATACGAGTTATTATTCTACCGTATTCTCGAAGTACTCGGCAGTACGAATGCGTAGGCACAAGTGGAATCGAATTAGGagttaccttcgatggtatattTCTTATTCTACATTTACTGTACTTTATTTATGCTTTGATATCactgtgaaatgagttcatttccACTCACATATGCACTCTTGCATTTaaacacttttaggtttaaatttactcatatttttcacatcactacaTTTTATGGATTTATCACCTTATTGGTATTGGCCATGTTTGCTCCCTAATTCCGCCATGGTGCCTTGCGGGCAAGTCGGGGATTTACTGcacatacgagattggtgggtgcgggcgtgccactactagatgccgctagtagacgggatttgaatgattgaggttgcgccttttgacttcaaatcaagagattgtgccatttgagtgggagttgctcaaattaaggttctttgtttgccttaaaaataaggactttacttatatggagagatagaacaatatgtaaatgacaaggttgcttggaaatataaatgacagaggaaagtgactaatattgcagattgcttgGAATTTATATGACTGGAAATGAGTACATAAAAGCTACAAATGAGATCGATACCGCAAGTGAgcagcagagctaataaactagataaaagaaggcttttggcaaatctggtttgagcagagtttgtgcttttgtttgtttgtttgagtgtccataatccttGTGCATCTGCTCCTTTTTATAGAGGTCTGGAGGAAACCCTCATGCTGAGGTTTTGTACTTGCCCGAAAGAAGCTTGGGCAGCTTACATTTCCTTACTTGGGTAGCTTGCATTGCTTTTGCCAACTTGCATgtagaaacaatattaaaaggagaaattgcatctccaccacatgtttttagcacatgttttcccacttgtgataaactaacatttaaaaaaaacaagttGGCTAGTTGGCTTCTTTCATCACACATTCTTGCCCGAAAGCATGCATGGTGTCTTTCCACCCACTTGCATGAAAAAGCATGCACTTATCTTGATTAAACAATTCTCTTGGCAAACCTCCACCACCCAAACAAATGggagaaacaatattatagtgcCAAACCCCTCCACTTGAAGCCAAATATCTTTCCAAATTTAgctttcttgcatattaatcctccaaatgccatattttacccaaattgcccaaataagtaaaaatgggtatattttgaATGCAAACaggccaacacagctcgattcggagtctagGTAGACATTCTGGGTCGGGTGTGTCCCTAGTGTTTGAGATGCCAACATAACAGTTAATtgtatgagttttttttttccttatctaattcttgaattttgtttgtcatCCCTCAGTATTGTTTGTATAAGAAAATGTATCGGTCTTTAGTTCCTTTTTTCAATCGGGCGATTTGGTAGGATGCGCTAGCTTGAGATCTAAACGTGTGCATCTGGGTCTGTATTTTAGCATTTTATGAAAATTCTCTTAGAAGGAAATTGTAGCAGTAGtttctcaactttaactcaattagagcaatgatcccttaactaaaaatccatgattattggtcccttaacttatcATAACATGCGATtatgatcattttcgtcaactccgtTAGAACTTCTGTCAAGATGAGTCACGTGCCATGCACGTGAGGCTAAATCAAGGGGTTAATATGGAAAAtcaaatgagaaaaattgtagcaatagtctcttaactttaacccaattggagaaatgatctctcaactttaacccaattggagcaatgatccctcaatttTAGtccaattggagcaatagtcattccaacatgactcattttgacaaaattatgatagagttgatgaaaatgaccatagctgcacgttttgatgagttaaaggatcaatgatcatgaatttttagttaagggaccattgctccaattgggttaaagttgagggatcattgccataattttcttttctcctaATGTTACATGCATTCCTTCTATACTTTCAGTTTCCAGGATTCCAGAGTTAAAAGCCATTTCCATGAATAAGAATTGGAATTGGAAatgctttaataaaaaaactgaaaacacttttgataaaaatatttttggaaccaatccttaataaaaatacaagtgaaTTTTGAAAAAGCACTTGATCAAGTGCTTTGTGAAAGAAGCACAAGTCATGTGCTTCTTtccaaaatatttttgaaacccaACAACATTTTAAATGCACTTTCAAATAAGCCCTGGTTACCGGCATGCAGTATTCTGTGGAAATAATTCTGCCTTTCATAGACGTTTCTTTAACTTCAATTATACAACAATTGTGGGTTATCTACAAATAAATACATTGAAAAGGTTGACATGATCCTGGTAAGTCAACGGTTCCATTGAAAAGAAAAGCAATTAAGAGCAGTACCATAGCAGATACGGACGATGACAAAAACTCTTATCCTTTTAACTATGACCGAATTCAAGTGAAGAGCCACGAAACTTGAAGGAAGAATAAATTGTTCGAGGCATTGTTTAAAAACAATTTGATTGTTTGTTGTAGCCTTTTTGGCGAGATTAGCGATCGAGGTAGGCAGTGGCAGGTCCTGGAGCCATTGACTGCTACGGAGGCCTCCAGCCCCTGAAAAGGGGAGTTGCAGATGCAAGCCTAAAACATTAGAAAAACATCAAAGCATTGTCTAGGATCCAATGTGAGTACTCTCTGGTAGCACTAGCTGACTGACCAGATCTGCTCtgtttccttccccttcttgGGACAACCAGCACTGTAGAAAGATCAGCTTAAGTTACAAATTATTAGCAAATTTTTCGCAGAAAAGTAaaccaaaacagaaaaacaTAAATCATTATAACTACGTACGCGAAGTTTTAACTAACCATACAGTATACTACGCCATATGATTGAATATTACTCATAATCTATAATTACTTGCAACTGTTCGAATGAGCTTGCATGTCAGATGTTTATCCACTTCTCAATTGCTCATGTATTTTCATGTGTAGTTCGCAAGCTCCTAAAGTAGTCACTCTATATTTACCAGTATTTGAAATTAGTCACTCTATATTGTAGTGACAATACTAgaacaatttgacaacaagattTAACCAACTGCCGCTGTCAAATGCTACAACAGAACAGATCGATATTTGAAAGGCAATGCACTTACTGTTAAAAGGTTTAGCCAACTGTCGCTGCCAATTGCCGTTTCTTGTTGAAATTAAACGGGAAAGGAAATTCTAAGAATCATATGTAACGACTACATCctgactaaaaaaaaaaaggtcgtacccagtgcacaagactcccgctttacgcagggtctgggagaggtgaatgtcggctagccttaccccatttatggagaggctgctcccaagtctcgaacccgagacctaacgctcatgggcgaaggcattTGCCTCCTGACTAATTGATAAATTAAAGTTTGAAAAGGCACACCGGGCCTTACCTCAACCACGACTTAATCATAAATTTGGTTTCTTATCATGCATCAAAATTTATCAATCTGTAAAAGACGGAAGTATAAATAGCAGAAACTTGAAGGATAAACTGTCTTTGAAAGGTATTAAGGTGTAGCATACTGCcttaaaaaacatttttttccaAGTTcgttttgaagaagaaaaaactgcATGATTGAACTTATAGTGCCTAGAGAGGAAGAAAAGTAATCGCATAGCCATGGAGCAAAGCTGAGTGCTCAAGTAACAATTTAACAATGTTTCATCTACGTGCAGACGCATGTGTGGATATTTGTACATACAAATATGTGATGTTCTAGGTAAGCTTGGCAAACGAAGCTCACATTTCTATTTACTCGCCAGATCATGATGCCAGTAAAGAGAAAGTAATTAATAGCTGGCTTgtagagagaaggaagaagcctAGCCAGCTATCTTTGCAGGTACAAGAAAACAGTTTTTGGGTCAGAGATGATGATGGCCATCGGCTGCTCAAGGGAATAATACAATGAATTGGGATCATTCTTTTGGAAAGCACTGGTATCGGAGACacataaattaccaaattaatctACCGAGGATGATCTCCCCTCAAAGGGACTCCATTGAGATCATGACCAACATTTGGACATGGGAAAGACTTACAAAGGGCACCACTATATATAATAAACTACAGAATAAGTTCTTGAGAAAATTATCAGATCCATATATGCGGAAACCCTAGCAcaacaaatttatgtaaaaactCTTTTAAAAACGTTTTTATTCCAAGTTGTTTGGTTTCAAAGAATCTGTCGTTGAACTAGCCACCAAGAAATAGTATGAAGCAGTATCTATAAATTCATAGTACCTAAACAAGAAAATAACTAATCCATCACCATAGAGTATAGTTGCATTCACCCATAACTTGGTCAACTGTACTGCTAGGGCAAAGGCTCGATAAGTTTTCCAGTTTCCATTTACTCACCAGATATTAAAGGCAGTAAACTAAATTAAAAGCTGGATTATTTCCATTGGCTATCAATCTGGGTAAGAAAAACATTGAATTGGGATTATTAAACAGCGCTGATATAGGAGAATACCAAATGAGCTCGAAGGGGACTCAACAATCGAAGCCTCATCAAATTTGACGATAGGTTATTTGAAACATGGGAAGAGTATTTAAGAAAAGGTACCGAGATATACAATGGAAAATTAACTACAGAAAAGTTGAAAAGATTATCTGCCcccactagtacaaaaacatgtttgcgcgacggaaacttgcgcgacgcagcaaatttcgtcgcgcaaagtatctTTGCGCGACGCTAAACAcaaaacgtcgcgcaaagtatctTTGCGCGACGgacctttgcgcgacgaaggaatgcgtcgcgcaaaacagctttgcgcgacgaaggtgcacctacgtcacgcaaaacctctttgcgcgacgcattcCTTCGTCGCGTAAAGTTCCGTCGCACAAagatactttgcgcgacgtgggtggcgtcgcgcaaagtcaacgacttttttttcttaaataacCACACATAGGGGCCTTTTTCTTCACACTCAACCTCTCTCCTTCACTCTCTTTCAGACTCTCTACCTCTCTCAACCTTCACCATCTTCACCTTCAagtattgtatttatttgatttattaattacatttatgtttggatttttttatttttatgtatttatgtttttctttaattatcttTGTCAATGCTAGCTTATTTTTAacaagttgagttttggttttgaaCAATTGAACGAGTAGAATGAATGACTAGGAGTATGAAGGATTTTGATAGGTTTAGGGAAACAAAAGCTAagaagagggaaaaaaaaaaaaaaaaaactttgcgcgacgtaggtacacCTGCGTCGCACAAAACagctttgcacgacgtaggtgtacctacgtcgcgcaaagtttttttttttttttttcctcttcttttggggttcttgcattgcctttttctattgtggtatctacttgtgtaaatgttttaaattgacgatcaaattagttcattgtattcatatagggttaaagagtgtagctctcaaaaatcatcaaaatcggagttaaaactaccgttaaatcgtgctttttcgtttataatcgtcgaaaagttttgtcccgttacttgatctctgaatgtttgttttttgcgatttttggcgtacgcgatctcaaagcatatacaaacacgtttgacggttggatcgttgaaactagtttcgtacaatgcgtatctcattaaaacgatacattcactaacacttggagtttatttatattttcatcaagtataacataagattttgtggtgtcCAGTAgtgtaatattttaaattgaagatcgaattagttcattgtattcatatagggtcaaggagtgtagctctaaaaaatcatcaaaatcggagttaaaactaccgttaaatcgtgttttttcgtttataaccgtcgaaaagttttgtctcgttacttgatctctgaatgtttgttttttgcgatttttggcgtacgcgatctcaaagcatatacaaacacgtttgacggttggatcgttgaaactagtttcgtacaatgcgtatctcattaaaacgatacattcactaacacttggagtttatttatattttcatcaagtataacataagattttgtggtgtcCAGTAgtgtaatattttaaattgaagatcgaattagttcattgtattcatatagggtcaaggagtgtagctctaaaaaatcatcaaaatcggagttaaaactaccgttaaatcgtgctttttcgtttataaccgtcgaaaagttttgtctcgttacttgatctctgaatgtttgttttttgcgatttttggcgtacgcGATCtcaaaacatatacaaacacgtttgacggttggatcgttgaaactagtttcgtacaatgcgtatctcattaaaacgatacattcactaacacttggagtttatttatattttcatcaagtataacataagattttgtggtgtccactagtgtaaatattttaaattgaagatcgaattagttcattgtattcatatagggtcaaggagtgtagctctaaaaaatcatcaaaatcggagttaaaactacctttaaatcgtgctttttcgtttataaccgtcgaaaagttttgtctcgttacttgatctctgaatgtttgttttttgtgatttttagcgtacgcgatctcaaagcatatacaaacatgtttgacggttggattgttgaaactagtttcgtagaatgtgtatcccattaaaacgatacattcactaacacttggagtttatttatattttcatcaagtataacataagattttgtggtgtcCACTAgtgtaatattttaaattgaagatcgaattagttcattgtattcatatagggtcaaggagtgtagctctaaaaaatcatcaaaatcggagttaaaactaccgttaaatcgtgctttttcgtttataaccgtcgaaaagttttgtctcgttacttgatctctgaatgtttgttttttgtgatttttagcgtacgcgatctcaaagcatatacaaatatgtttgacggttggatcgttgaaactagtttcgtagaatgtgtatcccattaaaacgatacattcacta
This window contains:
- the LOC103425288 gene encoding uncharacterized protein, with translation MAAKSAPPLFLEDWLRSVSGGGSSRNTSAAVSRNSSTSSARAIIQAWAELRDCLQHQSFQSRHLQSLKTLANSQTSLHVADPQAKLLLSILSSPDLFLPPQSYPLFLRLLYIWVRKSARPNSGLIDSAVEVLSILFLTQYVSNKSPALFSEGVLLLGAFSFAHSASESSKKDCLGLLCRLLAEDYQVLGSFGELIPDVLAGIGYALSSSVNVHFVTVLDFVLSVWGKESGPPGSVCHGLMILHLMELVMSGLSSFRSVEKVDTFSREVLETDKANYVPFAVVMAAAGVLRALSRSIVSGLGMDTISRLRRSAEDRIESVARELVSRTIEFTSSDNDLTDNLLLQSVSIALARTGAVSARAPLFICLASALLTESFPLRRLYMKVLKPMHDSSAVPRINEVREHLESLTFKEAGAITGVFCNLYVSVDEQSQHMVENLLWDYCQQIYMEHRQVALVLRGKEDEVLGDLEKIAESAFLMVVLFALTVTKHKLNSKFSQETQMDTSVRILISFSCLEYFRRIRLPEYMDTIRGIVVSVQESDSACVSFVRSMPTYGDLTNGPDFSFLRKMEYVWTKDEVQTARVLFYLRVIPTCIARLPSPVFGDVVAPTMFLYMGHPNGKVPRASHSMFSAFISSGKDSDQDERELLKEKLVFYYMQRSLKEYPEITPFEGMASGVAALVRHLPAGSPPIFYCIHCLVEKAKRLCIEDFAHQADMWKNWQGESEPGKKILDLLLRLISLVDIQVLPDLMKQLAQLIAQLPKDGQNMILNELYSQVAESDDVTRKPTLVSWLQSLSYLCFQETSGSAASRKVVTEAKITSKQTPDLSRETSLNARL